A single window of Sparus aurata chromosome 22, fSpaAur1.1, whole genome shotgun sequence DNA harbors:
- the prep gene encoding prolyl endopeptidase, with amino-acid sequence MFYRIHRLVAKPLFQSLRQLVLLRLSQNLTSKMAFQYPQAYRDDAVVDDYHGTKVPDPYSWLEDPDSEKTQAFVSAQNQLTLPYLERCEVRDLFKERMTELYDYPKYSCPFKRGSRYFHFYNTGLQNQSVMYVQESLDAEPTVFLDPNTFSDDGTVALRGYAFSEDGEYLAYGTSASGSDWVEIHFLRVEDATPMEDRLERVKFSCMSWTHDGKGLFYNSYPKQEGKSDGTETSTNLHQKLYFHVLGTPQSEDVLCAEFPEHPKWMSGAEVSDDGRYVLLSIREGCDPVNRLWYCDLQTNPQGITGLLPWVKLIDNFDAEYEYVTNEATVFTFKTNLDAPRYRLINIDFASPAQSNWKELIPQHDKDVIVFATCTYASFLFVCFLHDVKNVLKMYRLSSGEELKTFPLDVGSVVGFTGRKRDSEIFYYFTSFLSPAIIYHCDLTKEPLQPHIFREVTVKGFNPSDYQTTQIFYPSKDGTQIPMFIVHKKGIKLDGSHPGFLYGYGGFNISITPSYSVSRLIFVRHLGGVLAVANIRGGGEYGETWHKAGMLANKQNCFTDFQCAAEYLVKEGYTSPSKLTINGGSNGGLLVAACVNQRPELFGCAVAQVGVMDMLKFHKFTIGHAWTTDFGCSEDKEQFNWLIKYSPLHNIRIPEGNGVQYPAVLLLTGDHDDRVVPLHSLKYIATLQHIVGRSTKQTNPLFILVDTKSGHGAGKPTSKVIQEVADTYAFIARCLNITWVK; translated from the exons ATGTTTTACAGGATCCACAGACTCGTTGCAAAACCACTCTTTCAGTCTCTGAGGCAGCTTGTTTTGTTACGCCTTTCCCAAAACCTCACCTCCAAAATGGCTTTCCAGTACCCACAGGCTTACCGCGACGATGCAGTT GTGGATGACTATCATGGCACCAAAGTACCGGATCCATACAGCTGGCTGGAGGACCCagacagtgaaaaaacacag GCCTTTGTCAGCGCTCAGAACCAGCTGACGTTGCCGTATCTAGAGCGCTGTGAGGTGCGAGACCTTTTCAAGGAGCGCATGACTGAGCTGTATGACTACCCCAAGTACAGCTGTCCCTTCAAGAGGGGGAGCAG GTACTTTCACTTCTACAACACAGGTCTCCAAAACCAGAGTGTGATGTACGTGCAGGAGAGTCTGGATGCAGAGCCCACCGTCTTCTTGGATCCAAACACATTTTCGGATGATGGGACCGTCGCCCTGCGAG GCTATGCGTTCTCTGAGGACGGCGAGTACCTGGCGTACGGCACCAGCGCCAGTGGTTCAGACTGGGTGGAGATCCACTTCCTGCGGGTTGAAGACGCCACGCCCATGGAGGATCGCCTGGAGCGAGTCAAGTTTAGCTGCATGTCCTGGACTCATGACGGGAAGGGTCTTTTCTACAACTCCTACCCCAAGCAGGAGGGAAAGAGCGACG GCACTGAGACCTCCACCAACCTGCACCAGAAGCTTTACTTCCATGTTTTGGGGACTCCACAGTCTGAAGACGTGTTGTGCGCCGAGTTCCCTGAACACCCCAAATGGATGAGTGGAGCTGAG GTGTCAGATGATGGACGCTATGTGCTGCTGTCTATCAGAGAAGGTTGTGATCCGGTCAACAGACTGTGGTATTGCGACCTTCAGACCAATCCTCAGGGTATTACAG GACTTTTGCCATGGGTGAAGCTAATCGACAACTTCGACGCTGAGTATGAGTACGTGACAAATGAGGCCACTGTGTTCACTTTTAAGACCAACCTGGACGCCCCACGTTACCGCCTCATCAACATCGACTTTGCCTCTCCAGCTCAAAGCAACTGGAAAGAGCTCATCCCTCAACATGACAAGGACGTTATCG TGTTCGCCACCTGCACATACGccagcttcctgtttgtgtgtttcctccaCGACGTGAAGAATGTGTTGAAAATGTACCGTCTGAGCTCGGGGGAGGAGCTAAAGACCTTCCCTCTCGACGTAGGCTCAGTGGTGGGTTTCACAGGGCGGAAGAGGGACTCCGAGATCTTCTACTATttcacctccttcctctccccaG CCATCATCTACCACTGTGACTTGACGAAGGAGCCGCTGCAGCCCCACATCTTCAGAGAGGTCACCGTTAAAGGCTTCAACCCCTCTGACTACCAGACCACCCAG ATCTTCTATCCCTCCAAAGATGGAACTCAAATCCCCATGTTCATCGTTCACAAGAAGGGCATCAAACTGGACGGCTCCCATCCAGGTTTTCTGTACGGCTACGGCGGATTTAACATCTCCATCACACCGAGCTACAGCGTATCCCGACTCATCTTTGTCAGACATCTCGGCGGAGTCCTGGCTGTTGCCAACattcgaggaggaggagagtacGGGGAGACCTGGCACAAAG CTGGCATGTTGGCCAACAAGCAGAACTGCTTCACAGACTTCCAGTGTGCAGCTGAATATCTCGTCAAGGAGGGATACACTTCTCCCTCCAAACTGACCATCAACGGAGGCTCCAACGGTGGCCTGCTTGTAG cGGCCTGTGTGAACCAGCGGCCCGAGCTGTTCGGCTGTGCCGTGGCTCAGGTCGGCGTCATGGACATGCTGAAGTTCCACAAGTTCACCATCGGCCACGCCTGGACCACAGACTTCGGCTGCTCTGAAGACAAAGAGCAGTTTAATTGGCTCATCAA ATACTCCCCGCTCCATAACATCCGCATCCCAGAAGGCAACGGGGTCCAGTACCCCGCGGTGCTCCTGCTGACAGGGGACCACGATGACCGGGTGGTGCCTCTCCACTCCCTCAAGTACATCGCCACCCTGCAGCACATCGTAGGCCGCAGCACCAAGCAGACGAACCCTCTGTTCATCCTCGTGGACACAAAGTCGGGCCACGGCGCCGGCAAGCCCACCAGCAAGGTCATCCAGGAGGTGGCCGACACCTACGCCTTCATCGCTCGCTGTCTCAACATCACCTGGGTCAAATAA